In the genome of Candidatus Schekmanbacteria bacterium, the window AAGACCTTTGGAATGAATGCGCTGATAAAGGCGTTAAAATGGTAGGTGAAACTGCAGCATACAATGCAGAGGATTTAGGCAGCAGTGTTGAAATCAATGTTGTGAGCAAAGGGAAACACGACAAGATCAGCGCCAAGAAGGCAATAATTGCAGATGGGGTAAATTCTCGGATTTCAGCAGCTGTTGGATTGAATGAAGGACGAACTTATTTTGCAACTGGCTTGGCGATGATATTTGAGATTGAAGGTGCAGAAAATCATCCTGAAGCAACATGGATTGGACACTTTGGAAGATGCTATTATTCCAATGCTGCAGTGCTGATGGGAATTACACTTGAAGAAGGGATCGTTGAATTAGTAGCTCTTGGCGGAAAAAACAATATGCCCACTGATATATGCAACAATTTTATGACGAAGGGACGGCTTAAGGACAATTTCAAGAAAGCAAAGGTAGTCCGCGCAACAGGATGCGCAGCCAAAGCATTTACAGGAATGAAAAAGCCCTACAAGGGAAATTTTATAGCAATAGGGGATTCGGCTGCCTATGTTGAAGTTGAAACTCAAGGTGCCCTTATGTGCGGATATAAAGCTGTAGAAGCTCTTGTGGATGAATTTGAGGGTAAAAAAGGTTTTGAAAAATATACAAAATGGTGGCTGGATTCATTTGAATTTAATGGTGAGGATTTCCTTCAGGTAGCTCAAGGCTATGCCTTGATTCCAACATATACCGATGAGGAGCTCGATTACCTTTTTTCCATTGGAGCAAAGAAAGAGTTTCCGGGAACTTACAGCCAGTATAAAACACCAAAGCTGATGTGGGAGGCATTTCTTG includes:
- a CDS encoding NAD(P)/FAD-dependent oxidoreductase — protein: MSYDVAIIGAGPAGLMAAKRAAEKGLKTVVIEKRKDVGMIKRCCCMNFILDEGYMGENAEYKDNKMIFPKTGFEVGYRGEVKPVYTKIYRSPSGYELVFKNRDTGKPISYRFDKGLLLKDLWNECADKGVKMVGETAAYNAEDLGSSVEINVVSKGKHDKISAKKAIIADGVNSRISAAVGLNEGRTYFATGLAMIFEIEGAENHPEATWIGHFGRCYYSNAAVLMGITLEEGIVELVALGGKNNMPTDICNNFMTKGRLKDNFKKAKVVRATGCAAKAFTGMKKPYKGNFIAIGDSAAYVEVETQGALMCGYKAVEALVDEFEGKKGFEKYTKWWLDSFEFNGEDFLQVAQGYALIPTYTDEELDYLFSIGAKKEFPGTYSQYKTPKLMWEAFLEDPEKIKREKPELYAKIEKRTSITLKGTF